The following proteins are co-located in the Pseudomonas synxantha genome:
- the znuC gene encoding zinc ABC transporter ATP-binding protein ZnuC, producing MSNALIRLEQVGVTFAGQKVLDNIALSVEPGQIVTLIGPNGAGKTTLVRAVLGLLKPDSGSVWRKPKLRVGYMPQKLHVDPTLPLSVLRFLRLVPGVDRARAQAALKEVGAEQVIDSPVQSISGGEMQRVLLARALLREPELLVLDEPVQGVDVAGQAELYSLITRLRDRHGCGVLMVSHDLHLVMSTTDQVVCLNRHVCCSGHPEQVSSDPAFVELFGKNAQSLAIYHHHHDHAHDLHGAVVDTPHVHGDSCKHG from the coding sequence ATGAGCAACGCCTTAATCCGCCTGGAGCAGGTCGGCGTCACATTCGCCGGGCAAAAGGTGCTGGACAACATCGCACTGAGCGTGGAGCCGGGGCAAATCGTCACCTTGATCGGCCCCAATGGCGCCGGCAAGACCACCCTGGTGCGCGCCGTACTCGGCTTGCTCAAGCCCGACAGCGGCAGCGTGTGGCGCAAGCCAAAGCTGCGCGTGGGCTATATGCCGCAAAAGCTGCATGTGGACCCGACATTGCCGCTGTCCGTATTGCGCTTCCTGCGCCTGGTGCCCGGTGTCGACCGCGCCCGAGCACAGGCCGCGCTCAAGGAAGTGGGTGCCGAGCAAGTGATCGACAGCCCGGTACAAAGCATCTCAGGCGGCGAAATGCAGCGTGTGCTGCTGGCCCGCGCCTTGTTGCGCGAGCCAGAGTTGCTGGTGCTCGATGAACCCGTACAAGGCGTCGACGTCGCCGGTCAGGCCGAGCTGTACAGCCTGATCACCCGCCTGCGCGACCGCCATGGCTGCGGCGTGCTGATGGTCTCCCACGACCTGCACCTGGTGATGAGCACCACCGACCAGGTTGTCTGCCTCAACCGCCACGTATGCTGCTCCGGGCACCCGGAGCAGGTCAGTAGCGACCCGGCTTTCGTCGAGCTGTTCGGCAAGAATGCCCAGAGTCTGGCGATCTACCACCACCATCACGACCACGCTCATGACCTGCATGGTGCCGTCGTCGATACTCCCCACGTCCATGGAGATAGCTGCAAGCATGGCTGA
- the yihA gene encoding ribosome biogenesis GTP-binding protein YihA/YsxC, whose amino-acid sequence MQLKNPILGLCQQSTFMLSAAKVDQCPDDEGFEVAFAGRSNAGKSSALNTLTHASLARTSKTPGRTQLLNFFKLDDDRRLVDLPGYGYAKVPIPLKLHWQRHLEAYLGGRESLKGLILMMDIRHPMTDFDLLMLDWAVASGMPMHILLTKADKLTYGAAKNTLLKVQSEIRKGWGDAISIQLFSAPKRMGLEEAYTVLADWMELADKGAEVTE is encoded by the coding sequence ATGCAACTCAAGAATCCCATCCTCGGCCTGTGCCAACAGTCCACGTTTATGCTCAGCGCCGCCAAAGTGGACCAATGCCCCGATGACGAGGGCTTTGAAGTCGCCTTTGCCGGCCGCTCCAACGCCGGTAAATCCAGCGCGCTGAACACTCTGACCCACGCCAGCCTGGCACGCACCTCGAAAACCCCGGGCCGCACGCAACTGCTCAATTTCTTCAAGCTAGACGATGATCGGCGTCTGGTCGACCTGCCGGGCTACGGTTATGCAAAAGTACCCATCCCGCTGAAGTTGCACTGGCAGCGTCACCTCGAGGCTTACTTGGGTGGTCGCGAGAGTTTAAAGGGCTTGATCCTGATGATGGACATCCGTCATCCAATGACCGATTTCGACCTACTGATGCTCGACTGGGCTGTCGCCAGCGGCATGCCGATGCATATTCTGCTGACCAAGGCCGACAAGCTCACCTACGGCGCAGCCAAGAACACCTTGCTCAAAGTGCAGTCCGAAATCCGTAAGGGCTGGGGCGACGCGATCAGTATCCAGCTGTTCTCAGCGCCAAAACGCATGGGGCTGGAAGAGGCTTACACCGTACTGGCCGACTGGATGGAATTGGCGGACAAGGGCGCAGAAGTTACCGAGTAA
- the katE gene encoding catalase HPII → MSINKPATPPKSELAGTDTVDRGNTNAKLQALEEFRSDATGQALRTNQGVKIADNQNTLKVGARGPSLLEDFIMREKITHFDHERIPERIVHARGTGAHGYFQSYEDHSALTKAGFLRTPEHKTPVFARFSTVQGPRGSGDTVRDVRGFAVKFFTEEGNFDLVGNNMPVFFIQDAIKFPDFVHAVKPEPHNEIPTGGSAHDTFWDFVSLQPESAHMVIWAMSDRAIPKSLRAMQGFGVHTFRLINTEGKSSFVKFHWRPKVGTCSLVWDEAQKLAGKDTDYHRRDLWEAIESGDYPEWELGVQIVAEEDEHKFDFDLLDPTKIIPEELVPITPLGKMVLNRNPDNFFAEVEQIAFCPGHIVPGIDFTNDPLLQGRLFSYTDTQISRLGGPNFHEIPINRPVVPFHNGQRDAQHRTVIDKGRASYEPNSIDGGWPKETPPAPQDGGFETYYERVDANKVRERSESFGDHFSQATLFYNSMSHHEKEHIIAAYSFELGKVEREFIRARQVNEILANIDLELAKRVAQNLGVPAPTKGTVPARETSLKESPALSQVNLLSGDIKTRKVAILAANGVDGAAIDALKAALEAEGAHAKLLGPTSAPVTTADGKTLPVDASMEGMPSIAFDAVFIPGGKESVKALSGDGVALHYVLEAYKHLKAIAVASDVKPLLDLLKLEADAGLIVGADAKAFKAFFAAIAQHRVWEREPKSKAIPA, encoded by the coding sequence ATGAGTATCAACAAGCCAGCCACCCCGCCTAAGAGTGAACTCGCGGGTACCGATACAGTGGATCGTGGCAACACCAACGCCAAGCTGCAGGCCCTGGAAGAATTCCGTTCCGATGCGACCGGCCAGGCCCTGCGCACCAACCAAGGCGTAAAGATTGCCGATAACCAGAACACCCTCAAAGTCGGCGCCCGCGGCCCGTCGCTGCTGGAAGACTTCATCATGCGTGAAAAAATCACGCACTTTGACCATGAGCGTATCCCGGAGCGCATCGTGCATGCTCGTGGTACTGGCGCCCACGGCTATTTCCAATCTTATGAAGACCATTCGGCGCTGACCAAGGCTGGTTTCCTGCGTACCCCGGAGCATAAGACCCCGGTGTTCGCGCGATTTTCCACGGTGCAAGGACCGCGTGGCTCTGGCGATACCGTACGTGATGTACGTGGCTTTGCCGTGAAATTCTTCACCGAGGAAGGCAACTTTGATCTGGTCGGCAACAACATGCCGGTATTCTTCATCCAGGACGCGATCAAGTTTCCCGACTTTGTACATGCGGTAAAACCTGAACCCCACAACGAGATTCCTACCGGTGGCTCGGCCCACGATACGTTCTGGGATTTCGTTTCGCTGCAGCCGGAGTCGGCGCACATGGTGATCTGGGCCATGTCTGACCGGGCCATTCCGAAGAGCCTGCGGGCCATGCAGGGGTTTGGCGTGCACACCTTCCGCCTGATCAATACCGAGGGCAAATCCAGCTTCGTCAAATTCCACTGGCGGCCGAAGGTAGGCACCTGCTCCCTGGTCTGGGACGAAGCGCAGAAACTTGCCGGTAAAGATACCGATTACCACCGTCGTGACCTGTGGGAAGCGATTGAAAGCGGTGACTACCCTGAGTGGGAACTGGGTGTGCAGATTGTGGCGGAAGAAGACGAACACAAGTTCGATTTCGACCTGCTTGACCCGACCAAGATTATTCCCGAGGAATTGGTGCCGATCACGCCGCTGGGCAAGATGGTGCTCAACCGCAACCCGGATAACTTCTTCGCTGAGGTAGAGCAGATTGCGTTCTGCCCGGGCCATATCGTGCCGGGCATCGACTTTACCAACGACCCGCTGCTGCAAGGCCGTCTGTTTTCCTATACGGATACCCAGATCAGCCGTCTGGGCGGGCCGAACTTCCACGAGATCCCGATCAACCGACCTGTGGTGCCTTTCCATAATGGCCAGCGTGATGCCCAACATCGCACGGTCATCGACAAAGGCCGTGCTTCGTACGAGCCGAACTCGATCGACGGCGGTTGGCCGAAAGAAACCCCGCCTGCGCCACAGGACGGTGGCTTCGAGACCTATTACGAGCGTGTCGACGCTAACAAAGTGCGCGAGCGCAGTGAGTCGTTTGGTGATCACTTCTCCCAGGCCACGCTGTTTTACAACAGCATGAGCCACCACGAGAAAGAGCACATCATCGCGGCCTATAGCTTCGAGTTGGGCAAGGTGGAGCGTGAGTTTATCCGTGCGCGCCAGGTGAATGAGATTCTGGCCAATATCGATCTGGAACTGGCCAAGCGCGTTGCGCAAAACCTGGGCGTGCCGGCGCCGACCAAAGGCACAGTCCCTGCGCGTGAGACATCGCTGAAAGAATCACCAGCGTTGAGCCAGGTGAACTTGCTGTCGGGTGATATCAAGACGCGCAAAGTGGCGATTCTGGCGGCTAACGGCGTTGATGGTGCGGCGATTGATGCGCTTAAGGCCGCGCTGGAGGCTGAAGGCGCCCATGCCAAATTGCTGGGGCCGACGTCGGCGCCTGTGACTACCGCAGATGGCAAGACGCTACCGGTAGACGCTTCGATGGAAGGCATGCCGTCCATTGCCTTTGACGCGGTGTTTATCCCGGGCGGTAAGGAGTCGGTGAAGGCGTTGAGCGGCGATGGTGTGGCGTTGCATTACGTACTGGAAGCGTACAAGCACCTCAAGGCGATTGCGGTGGCCAGTGATGTGAAACCGTTGCTGGACTTGCTGAAGCTGGAAGCGGATGCGGGGTTGATCGTGGGCGCTGATGCCAAGGCGTTCAAGGCGTTCTTTGCTGCGATTGCTCAGCATCGGGTGTGGGAGCGGGAGCCGAAATCCAAGGCGATTCCGGCCTAA
- a CDS encoding zinc ABC transporter substrate-binding protein ZnuA, which yields MVIVSRLFAVFVVFVTSLFVASAAQAEVKVLTSIKPLQLIAAAVQDGVAVPEVLLPPGASPHNFALRPSDVRRVQSVDLLYWIGPDMETFLPRVLKGRTTATVAVQDLPGMKLRIFGEDSHSHADDADEHDHDHRPGSVDAHLWLSTVNARVIATRMAADLSAADPANAERYQSNAKAFGERLDALDARLKKRLASVDGKPYFVFHEAFDYFEEAYGLKHTGVFSVAAEVQPGAQHVAAMRTRLQEVGKTCVFSEPPLRPRLAETLVAGLPVKLAELDALGGYTPATAQGYEQVLEKLGNDLAGCLESL from the coding sequence GTGGTCATCGTGTCCCGACTTTTTGCCGTTTTTGTCGTATTTGTCACCAGTTTGTTCGTCGCGAGTGCCGCCCAGGCCGAGGTCAAGGTGCTGACGAGCATCAAGCCGTTGCAGCTGATTGCCGCTGCTGTGCAGGATGGAGTAGCCGTTCCAGAGGTGTTGCTGCCGCCGGGCGCATCGCCGCATAACTTCGCTTTGCGCCCATCCGACGTACGGCGCGTACAGTCGGTGGACCTGTTGTATTGGATCGGGCCGGATATGGAGACCTTTCTGCCCCGCGTGTTGAAAGGCCGTACGACCGCTACCGTGGCCGTCCAGGACCTGCCAGGGATGAAATTACGTATTTTCGGCGAAGATAGCCATTCCCACGCCGACGATGCCGACGAGCATGACCATGATCATCGACCTGGCAGTGTCGATGCGCATTTATGGTTGTCAACGGTGAACGCGCGGGTAATCGCCACGCGCATGGCTGCGGACCTCAGTGCGGCTGATCCTGCAAACGCCGAGCGTTATCAGAGCAATGCCAAAGCTTTTGGTGAGCGTCTGGATGCGTTGGATGCGCGCTTGAAAAAGCGACTGGCGAGCGTAGATGGCAAGCCTTACTTCGTATTCCATGAGGCGTTTGACTACTTCGAAGAGGCTTACGGCCTCAAGCACACCGGCGTATTCAGCGTGGCCGCCGAAGTGCAGCCAGGCGCCCAGCATGTGGCGGCGATGCGCACGCGCTTGCAGGAGGTGGGCAAGACGTGCGTGTTCAGCGAGCCGCCGTTGCGGCCGCGATTGGCCGAGACGCTGGTTGCCGGGTTGCCGGTGAAGTTGGCGGAGCTGGACGCGTTGGGTGGCTATACCCCGGCTACCGCCCAGGGTTATGAGCAGGTCCTGGAGAAGCTAGGCAATGATTTGGCAGGGTGCCTGGAGTCGTTGTAA
- the polA gene encoding DNA polymerase I: MSQSPLVLVDGSSYLYRAFHALPPLTTSKGLPTGAVKGVLNMLKSLRKQYPDSPFAVVFDAKGGTFRDEMYAEYKANRPSMPDDMRLQIEPLHQSVIALGFPLLCVEGVEADDVIGTLARSSAAASRPVVISTGDKDMAQLVDGHITLVNTMTGSSMDVEGVKEKFGVAPEQIIDYLALMGDSSDNIPGVPGIGPKTASGLLVGVNGGLKELYEQLDIVPTLPIRGAKTLPAKLEEHKEMAFLSYQLATIKVDVPLEVGLDDLHLIEPDREKLLELYTLLEFKSWYEEILRDAKRVELKASTEAAPVVEVMVEVTAAVPVEAVYTTILDQATFDDWLKRLNDAPLFAFDTETTGIDAQQAQLVGVSFAVQPHEAAYIPLTHSYIGAPQQLDRDTVLLALKPLLEDPTKRKVGQHAKFDMNILANCAIGGDPARGITVRGIAFDTMLESYVLNSTATRHDMDSLAKKYLDYDTVSFQDIAGKGAKQLTFDQIPLEQAGPYAAEDADVTLRLHQALHAQLAAIPSLASVLTDIEIPLVPVLARIERQGALVDKDLLGIQSIELGNKMVELERQAFEIAGEAFNLGSPKQLGAILYEKLGLPVLKKTGKGQASTAEEVLAKLAEDDFLLPKVLMQYRSMSKLKSTYTDRLPEQINPRTGRIHTSYHQAVAATGRLSSSDPNLQNIPVRTAEGRRIRQAFVAPKGYKLLAADYSQIELRIMAHLSKDEGLMNAFRNNLDVHTATAAEVFKVELGQVTSDQRRSAKAINFGLIYGMGAQKLGKDIGVDTKTAKAYIDVYFARYPGVREYMERTRAQAADQGYVETFFGRRLYLPDINSNKPQERAAAERTAINAPMQGTAADIIKKAMVLVDSWLTESGLDAKVILQVHDELVLEVREDLVAQVGEKIREHMSAAAQLDVPLVVDVGVGDNWDEAH; encoded by the coding sequence ATGAGCCAATCGCCCCTCGTCCTGGTGGACGGTTCTTCTTATCTGTACCGCGCCTTCCATGCGCTGCCACCGCTGACCACCTCCAAAGGCCTGCCGACCGGTGCGGTCAAGGGCGTGTTGAACATGCTCAAAAGCCTGCGCAAGCAGTACCCGGACAGCCCCTTCGCGGTGGTGTTCGACGCCAAGGGCGGGACCTTTCGCGATGAGATGTACGCCGAATACAAGGCCAACCGCCCGAGCATGCCCGATGACATGCGCCTGCAGATCGAGCCGCTGCACCAGAGCGTGATCGCCCTGGGCTTTCCCTTGCTGTGCGTCGAAGGCGTCGAGGCCGATGACGTGATCGGCACCCTGGCCCGCAGCAGCGCGGCCGCCAGCCGCCCAGTGGTGATTTCTACCGGCGACAAGGACATGGCGCAGCTGGTCGACGGTCACATTACCTTGGTCAACACCATGACCGGTAGCTCGATGGATGTTGAGGGCGTAAAGGAGAAATTCGGCGTCGCTCCGGAGCAGATCATCGACTATCTGGCGTTGATGGGAGACTCCTCCGACAATATCCCAGGCGTTCCGGGCATTGGCCCGAAGACCGCTTCGGGCTTGCTGGTAGGGGTGAATGGCGGCCTCAAAGAGCTTTACGAACAATTGGATATCGTGCCGACCTTGCCTATCCGTGGGGCCAAGACCCTGCCGGCCAAGCTGGAAGAGCACAAGGAGATGGCATTCCTGTCCTATCAGTTGGCGACGATCAAGGTCGATGTGCCGCTGGAAGTGGGCCTGGATGATCTGCATCTGATCGAGCCGGATCGCGAGAAGCTGCTGGAGCTGTACACGCTGCTTGAGTTCAAGAGCTGGTACGAAGAGATCCTGCGCGATGCCAAGCGGGTCGAACTCAAGGCTTCCACCGAGGCTGCGCCAGTCGTCGAAGTCATGGTCGAAGTCACGGCGGCGGTGCCTGTCGAGGCGGTATACACCACCATCCTCGACCAGGCGACGTTCGATGACTGGTTGAAAAGGCTCAACGACGCACCGCTGTTCGCTTTCGATACCGAAACCACCGGCATCGACGCCCAGCAGGCGCAGTTAGTGGGAGTTTCCTTTGCCGTGCAGCCCCATGAAGCGGCCTACATCCCACTGACTCATTCGTATATCGGTGCACCGCAGCAGTTGGACCGTGACACGGTATTGCTGGCCCTGAAGCCGTTGCTGGAAGACCCAACCAAACGCAAGGTCGGCCAGCACGCCAAGTTCGACATGAACATCCTGGCCAACTGCGCCATCGGCGGTGACCCGGCGCGAGGCATTACCGTGCGGGGTATCGCCTTCGACACCATGCTTGAATCCTACGTGTTGAATTCCACCGCCACCCGCCATGACATGGACAGCCTGGCGAAGAAGTACCTGGACTACGACACCGTCAGCTTCCAGGACATCGCCGGCAAGGGCGCCAAGCAGCTGACCTTCGATCAAATCCCACTCGAGCAGGCCGGCCCTTACGCGGCGGAAGATGCCGACGTAACCCTGCGCCTGCACCAGGCCCTGCACGCTCAACTGGCGGCGATCCCGAGCCTTGCCAGTGTACTGACGGATATCGAGATACCGTTGGTGCCGGTACTGGCGCGTATCGAACGCCAGGGCGCATTGGTGGACAAGGACCTGCTGGGCATCCAGAGCATCGAGCTGGGTAACAAGATGGTTGAACTGGAGCGCCAGGCGTTCGAGATCGCCGGCGAAGCGTTCAACCTGGGTTCACCCAAGCAGCTTGGGGCGATCCTCTATGAAAAACTGGGCTTGCCGGTGTTGAAGAAGACCGGCAAGGGCCAGGCGTCCACCGCCGAGGAAGTGCTGGCCAAGCTGGCCGAAGATGATTTCCTGTTGCCCAAGGTGCTGATGCAGTACCGCAGCATGAGCAAGCTCAAAAGCACCTACACCGACCGCCTGCCTGAACAGATCAACCCGCGTACCGGGCGCATCCACACCTCTTATCATCAGGCCGTGGCGGCGACCGGGCGGTTGTCCTCCAGTGACCCGAACTTGCAGAACATCCCGGTGCGCACTGCCGAAGGACGGCGGATTCGCCAGGCGTTTGTCGCGCCAAAGGGCTACAAACTGCTGGCGGCGGACTATTCGCAGATCGAACTGCGGATCATGGCGCACCTGTCCAAAGACGAAGGCTTGATGAATGCCTTCCGCAATAATCTGGATGTGCACACGGCCACGGCGGCCGAGGTGTTCAAGGTCGAGCTGGGCCAAGTCACATCCGATCAGCGCCGTAGCGCCAAGGCCATTAACTTCGGCCTGATCTATGGCATGGGCGCCCAGAAGCTCGGCAAGGACATTGGCGTCGATACCAAGACCGCCAAGGCTTATATCGATGTCTACTTTGCCCGTTATCCCGGAGTTCGCGAGTACATGGAGCGCACCCGTGCCCAGGCTGCCGACCAGGGGTATGTGGAAACCTTCTTCGGGCGCCGGTTGTACTTGCCGGATATCAACTCCAACAAGCCTCAGGAGCGCGCAGCGGCAGAACGCACAGCGATCAACGCGCCGATGCAGGGCACGGCGGCGGACATCATCAAGAAAGCCATGGTATTGGTGGATAGTTGGCTGACCGAATCGGGCCTGGATGCCAAGGTGATCCTGCAGGTGCACGATGAACTGGTACTCGAGGTGCGCGAAGACTTGGTGGCGCAGGTCGGCGAGAAGATTCGCGAACATATGAGCGCCGCGGCACAGCTGGATGTGCCGTTGGTGGTGGATGTGGGCGTGGGCGACAACTGGGACGAAGCACACTGA
- a CDS encoding homoserine kinase, whose amino-acid sequence MSVFTPLARPELETFLAPYGLGRLLDFQGIAAGSENTNFFISLEQGEFVLTLVERGPVAEMPFFIELLDVLHEADLPVPYALRTTDGIALRELKGKPALLQPRLAGKHIKDANAQHCVQVGELLGHLHLATQGAKVLERKTDRGLDWMLSEGAQLISHLNDAQQRLLQDALSEIETHKAEILALPRANVHADLFRDNAMFEGTHLTGLIDFYNACSGPMLYDVAIALNDWCSDVDGVLDGQRARALLGAYAGLRPFTAKEAELWPTLLRVACVRFWLSRLIAAESFAGQDVLIHDPAEFELRLAQRQQVSVHLPFAL is encoded by the coding sequence ATGTCTGTGTTTACCCCCCTGGCTCGGCCCGAGCTGGAAACTTTTCTCGCACCCTACGGGCTCGGCCGCCTGCTTGATTTCCAGGGGATTGCCGCCGGCAGCGAAAACACCAATTTCTTCATCAGCCTGGAACAGGGCGAGTTCGTCCTGACCCTGGTTGAACGCGGCCCGGTGGCGGAAATGCCGTTCTTCATCGAACTGCTTGACGTGCTCCACGAGGCTGACCTGCCCGTGCCTTACGCTCTGCGCACCACCGATGGCATCGCCTTGCGCGAACTCAAGGGCAAGCCGGCACTGCTGCAACCTCGCCTGGCCGGCAAGCACATCAAGGACGCCAACGCCCAGCATTGCGTCCAGGTCGGCGAGCTGCTCGGCCACCTGCACCTGGCCACCCAGGGCGCAAAGGTGCTGGAGCGCAAGACCGACCGTGGGTTGGATTGGATGCTCAGTGAGGGCGCGCAGCTGATTTCGCACCTCAACGACGCACAACAGCGCTTGCTGCAGGACGCGTTGAGCGAGATCGAAACTCACAAGGCCGAAATCCTCGCCCTGCCACGGGCTAACGTGCACGCCGACCTGTTTCGCGACAATGCGATGTTCGAAGGCACGCACCTGACCGGTCTGATCGACTTCTATAACGCTTGCTCGGGGCCGATGCTCTATGACGTCGCCATCGCCTTGAATGACTGGTGTTCGGATGTCGATGGCGTACTTGATGGGCAACGCGCCCGGGCGCTGTTGGGGGCCTACGCGGGGCTGCGACCGTTCACAGCTAAGGAGGCCGAGCTATGGCCGACCCTGCTGCGTGTGGCGTGCGTGCGTTTCTGGCTGTCACGACTGATCGCCGCCGAGTCGTTTGCCGGCCAGGATGTTCTCATTCACGATCCCGCTGAGTTCGAGCTCCGTCTGGCGCAACGCCAGCAGGTCAGTGTCCACCTGCCGTTCGCGCTCTAA
- a CDS encoding DUF2782 domain-containing protein, which yields MRTFNRLLLTGLIALAPMAAMAADSAPGGDPEVTIRTEGDKTIQEYRQNGFLYAIKVTPKGAPPYFLVRADGTDANFIRSDQPDMLIPSWKIFEWK from the coding sequence ATGCGTACATTCAATCGCCTGCTGTTGACCGGTTTGATTGCACTCGCTCCGATGGCTGCCATGGCGGCAGACAGTGCTCCTGGAGGTGATCCGGAAGTTACCATTCGCACGGAAGGCGACAAGACGATCCAGGAATACCGCCAGAACGGCTTCCTGTACGCGATCAAGGTCACGCCCAAAGGTGCGCCACCGTACTTCCTGGTACGCGCCGACGGAACCGATGCGAACTTCATCCGTTCTGACCAGCCGGATATGCTGATCCCGTCATGGAAGATCTTCGAATGGAAATGA
- a CDS encoding PA5502 family lipoprotein, which produces MKPFTSRYLLLAAFSLLLGACQSTPSAAPEAPDARAAAIAQLEQNLASNELATAEDQLAALQAQSPNDPTLEPYQRQLAEAYLQRSQIVLQKGDVNAAATALSRARALMPKAPALTGGVNSAISHARKAELDQAEAALKAAEAKPAAKVIDPAAPSTTVALNLADVEDMRHQLDAIATDVVNYQCDVSIQVPRTQDYPWLATLLTKRVKRIDSGYDLKIHRQILKHIPAQVVLIPRKAD; this is translated from the coding sequence ATGAAGCCGTTCACCTCCCGTTATCTGCTCCTTGCCGCATTTTCCCTGCTGCTGGGCGCCTGTCAAAGCACACCGTCCGCCGCCCCCGAGGCGCCGGACGCACGCGCTGCGGCTATCGCACAGCTGGAGCAAAACCTGGCCAGCAACGAGCTGGCCACCGCCGAAGACCAGCTCGCAGCGTTGCAGGCGCAATCGCCCAACGACCCAACCCTTGAGCCTTACCAGCGCCAACTGGCCGAAGCCTACTTGCAACGCAGTCAGATCGTGCTGCAAAAAGGCGACGTCAACGCCGCCGCAACAGCCCTGAGTCGTGCCCGTGCGCTGATGCCCAAGGCGCCCGCACTGACCGGTGGCGTCAACAGCGCTATCAGCCATGCGCGCAAAGCCGAATTGGATCAGGCAGAAGCCGCGTTGAAAGCCGCCGAAGCCAAGCCTGCGGCCAAGGTCATCGACCCCGCAGCACCGAGCACCACCGTGGCGCTGAACCTCGCGGATGTCGAAGACATGCGTCATCAGTTGGATGCCATCGCCACCGACGTGGTGAACTACCAGTGCGATGTCAGCATCCAGGTGCCGCGCACCCAGGATTACCCGTGGTTGGCCACGTTATTGACCAAACGGGTGAAGCGGATTGATTCGGGGTATGACCTGAAGATTCACCGGCAGATTTTGAAACATATTCCGGCGCAGGTTGTACTGATTCCGCGCAAAGCGGACTAA
- the zur gene encoding zinc uptake transcriptional repressor Zur — MPKTPLASRPHDHSHCVHTALSEADTLCAQKGLRLTALRRRVLELVWQSHKPLGAYDILGVLSEQDGRRAAPPTVYRALDFLLENGLVHRIASLNAFVGCNHPEHAHQGQFLICRECHAAIELEQKSISDAIIKSSAEVGFKVEGQTVEVVGLCAGCQGA, encoded by the coding sequence ATGCCTAAAACACCGCTTGCCAGCCGTCCCCACGACCACTCTCACTGCGTGCACACCGCATTGTCGGAGGCCGATACCCTGTGCGCGCAGAAAGGCTTGCGCCTGACCGCCTTGCGTCGCCGGGTGCTTGAGCTGGTGTGGCAGAGCCACAAGCCGCTGGGCGCATACGACATTCTCGGCGTACTCAGCGAGCAGGACGGCCGTCGCGCCGCGCCGCCTACCGTATACCGCGCGCTGGATTTCCTGCTGGAAAACGGCCTGGTGCACCGTATCGCCTCGCTCAACGCCTTCGTCGGTTGCAACCACCCGGAGCACGCGCATCAGGGTCAGTTCCTGATCTGCCGCGAATGCCACGCCGCCATCGAGCTTGAACAAAAAAGCATCAGTGACGCCATTATCAAAAGTTCTGCCGAGGTCGGCTTCAAGGTCGAAGGGCAAACGGTCGAAGTAGTCGGCCTGTGCGCGGGCTGCCAGGGGGCTTGA
- the znuB gene encoding zinc ABC transporter permease subunit ZnuB — translation MADFLLYALLAGLALALVAGPLGSFVVWRRMAYFGDTLSHAALLGVAMGFLLDVSPTIAVTAGCLLLAVLLVTLQQRQPLASDTLLGILAPSTLSLGLVVLSFMHEVRIDLMAYLFGDLLAISPTDLAWILGGSAAVLILLLTLWRPLLAITVHEELATVEGLPVPALRMALMLLIAVVIAVAMKIVGVLLITSLLIIPAAAAQRHARSPEQMAIGASFLGMLAVCGGLALSWFKDTPAGPSIVVTAAALFLLSFVLPRRGV, via the coding sequence ATGGCTGATTTTCTGCTCTACGCCCTGCTGGCAGGCTTGGCTTTGGCATTGGTGGCGGGCCCATTGGGCTCCTTCGTGGTCTGGCGGCGCATGGCCTATTTCGGCGACACCTTGTCCCATGCCGCGCTGCTGGGCGTGGCCATGGGCTTCTTGCTGGATGTAAGCCCGACCATCGCCGTGACCGCGGGCTGCCTATTGCTGGCGGTGCTGCTGGTAACCCTGCAACAGCGCCAGCCACTGGCCTCCGACACGTTGCTGGGCATCCTCGCGCCGAGCACCCTGTCCCTGGGCCTGGTGGTGCTGAGCTTCATGCATGAAGTGCGCATAGACCTGATGGCTTATCTATTCGGGGACTTGCTGGCGATCAGCCCGACCGACCTGGCCTGGATCCTCGGCGGTAGCGCGGCCGTGCTGATCCTGCTGCTGACCCTGTGGCGACCGTTGCTGGCGATCACCGTGCATGAAGAACTGGCCACGGTAGAAGGCTTGCCGGTGCCTGCCCTGCGCATGGCCCTGATGTTGTTGATTGCGGTGGTGATTGCTGTCGCGATGAAGATAGTCGGCGTATTGTTGATCACGTCGCTGCTGATCATTCCCGCCGCCGCCGCCCAGCGCCATGCTCGCTCCCCGGAGCAGATGGCAATCGGCGCCAGCTTCCTGGGGATGCTGGCAGTGTGCGGGGGCCTGGCGCTGTCATGGTTCAAGGACACCCCGGCCGGACCGTCGATTGTGGTGACGGCGGCCGCCCTGTTTCTGCTGAGTTTTGTCCTGCCCCGTCGAGGGGTGTAG